A DNA window from Buttiauxella agrestis contains the following coding sequences:
- the norR gene encoding nitric oxide reductase transcriptional regulator NorR, whose translation MSLSITSLANIAIDLQSGISHQDRFARLIRTLRQLLGGDATALLRYEARQFRPLAIDGLAQDVLGRRFDLDAHPRLEAIARAGDVVRFPADSELPDPYDGLIPDHTDLKVHACLGLPLFADQNLIGALTVDGMDPLQFDHFSDEELRLISVLAAGALNNALLMEQLENQTPAVTSAPISTKSSSAEMVGLSAGMVQLKKEIEIVAGSDLNVLITGETGVGKELVARAIHSGSARAANPLVYLNCAALPESVAESELFGHVKGAFTGAIHHRTGKFEMADNGTLFLDEIGELPLTLQAKLLRVLQYGDIQRVGDDSSQRVNVRVLAATNRDLKQHVLAGSFRADLFHRLSVFPLHVPPLRERGDDITLLAGFFCEQSRVKMGLKQVALSEAARDLLRRYDWPGNIRELEHALYRATVLARSGKPDGEIWLQPQHFQLADSETKSVNQPAVSAPLADNLRTATDDFQRQIIISTLASCAGNWAACARQLQLDVANLHRLAKRLGVK comes from the coding sequence ATGAGCCTGTCTATTACTTCCCTTGCCAATATCGCCATCGACCTGCAAAGCGGCATTTCTCACCAGGATCGTTTCGCCCGTTTGATTCGCACTTTGCGCCAGCTTTTAGGGGGGGATGCCACGGCATTATTGCGTTACGAAGCGCGGCAGTTTCGCCCGTTGGCGATTGATGGACTGGCGCAGGATGTGCTCGGCCGGCGTTTTGATTTGGACGCACATCCGCGCCTTGAGGCGATTGCCCGCGCGGGTGATGTGGTGCGTTTTCCGGCGGATAGCGAATTACCTGACCCTTACGATGGGCTGATTCCCGACCATACAGATTTAAAAGTGCATGCTTGCCTTGGACTGCCGCTGTTTGCCGATCAAAATTTGATTGGGGCGTTAACCGTTGACGGTATGGACCCGCTGCAATTCGACCATTTCAGTGATGAAGAGTTACGGTTAATTAGCGTGCTCGCCGCGGGAGCACTGAATAACGCGTTGCTGATGGAACAACTTGAAAATCAAACGCCTGCTGTGACGAGCGCCCCCATCAGCACGAAAAGCAGCAGCGCTGAAATGGTTGGTTTATCTGCGGGAATGGTGCAACTCAAGAAAGAGATCGAAATCGTTGCTGGCTCTGATTTGAATGTGCTGATCACCGGGGAAACTGGCGTTGGGAAAGAGCTGGTGGCGCGTGCTATTCACAGTGGCTCGGCGCGTGCGGCGAATCCACTGGTTTATCTCAACTGCGCGGCACTGCCGGAAAGCGTGGCGGAAAGTGAATTATTCGGCCATGTAAAAGGGGCGTTTACCGGAGCCATTCATCATCGAACCGGCAAGTTTGAAATGGCAGACAACGGCACGCTGTTCCTGGATGAAATCGGCGAGTTGCCATTAACATTACAGGCGAAATTGTTGCGGGTTTTACAATATGGCGATATTCAGCGCGTCGGCGATGACAGCAGCCAAAGAGTGAACGTGCGAGTGTTGGCGGCGACCAACCGTGACCTTAAGCAACATGTGCTGGCAGGGTCGTTTCGCGCCGATTTATTCCACCGTTTAAGCGTGTTTCCGCTGCATGTACCGCCACTGCGCGAGCGGGGCGATGACATCACTTTGCTGGCGGGGTTTTTCTGCGAGCAAAGCCGCGTGAAAATGGGACTCAAGCAGGTGGCTTTGAGCGAGGCTGCCCGTGATCTGCTCCGTCGATATGACTGGCCGGGGAATATTCGCGAACTGGAACATGCGCTTTATCGAGCCACGGTACTGGCGCGTTCAGGTAAGCCGGACGGTGAAATTTGGCTGCAACCGCAGCATTTCCAGTTAGCCGATAGTGAAACCAAATCCGTGAATCAGCCTGCGGTTTCAGCGCCGTTGGCGGATAATTTGCGCACCGCGACGGATGATTTCCAGCGTCAGATTATTATCAGCACTCTGGCGTCCTGCGCGGGGAATTGGGCGGCATGCGCCCGCCAGTTACAGCTGGATGTGGCGAATTTACACCGTCTGGCTAAGCGCCTGGGGGTTAAATAA
- the norV gene encoding anaerobic nitric oxide reductase flavorubredoxin, protein MAIQVKNNIQWVGQRDWEVRDFHGTEYKTLKGSSYNSYLIREEKTVLIDTVDHKFSREFVQNLAAEIDLNTLDYIIINHAEEDHAGALTELMSRIPNTPIYCTANGVDSINGHHHHPEWNFNVVKTGDSLDIGNGKQLIFVETPMLHWPDSMMTYMTGDAVLFSNDAFGQHYCDEHLFNDEVDQVELFEQCQRYYANILTPFSRLVTPKITEILGFNLPVDMIATSHGVVWRDNPTQIVELYLKWAADYQEDRITIFYDTMSNNTRMMADAIAQGITEVDPRVAVKIFNVARHDKNEVLTNVFRSKGVLAGTSTMNNVMMPKIAGLVEEMTGLRFRNKRGSAFGSHGWSGGAVDRLSTRLQDAGFEMSLSLKAKWRPDIDALENCREHGREIARQWALTPLVSAPASVPQESVVETTTCADLGPRMQCSVCQWIYDPQTGEPMQDVAPGTPWSDVPDSFLCPECSLGKDVFDVLATEAK, encoded by the coding sequence ATGGCGATTCAGGTTAAAAACAACATCCAATGGGTAGGTCAACGTGACTGGGAAGTGCGTGATTTTCATGGCACCGAATATAAAACACTGAAAGGCAGCAGCTATAACAGCTACCTGATTCGTGAAGAAAAAACCGTGCTGATTGATACCGTTGACCACAAGTTCAGCCGCGAATTTGTGCAAAATCTGGCGGCTGAAATTGACCTGAATACGCTTGATTACATCATCATTAACCATGCGGAAGAAGACCACGCAGGCGCACTGACTGAGTTAATGTCGCGGATACCCAACACGCCAATTTACTGTACTGCCAACGGCGTGGACTCTATCAACGGGCATCACCATCATCCTGAATGGAATTTCAATGTAGTTAAAACCGGTGACAGTCTGGATATCGGCAACGGCAAGCAACTCATCTTCGTTGAAACCCCCATGCTGCACTGGCCAGACAGCATGATGACGTACATGACGGGCGATGCGGTGCTGTTCAGTAACGATGCCTTTGGTCAGCATTACTGTGATGAACATCTGTTTAATGATGAAGTTGATCAGGTGGAATTGTTCGAACAATGCCAGCGTTATTACGCCAACATTCTTACCCCGTTCAGCCGCCTGGTGACGCCGAAAATCACTGAAATCCTCGGCTTCAATCTGCCGGTGGATATGATTGCGACATCCCATGGCGTGGTGTGGCGCGACAACCCAACGCAAATTGTGGAGCTGTATTTGAAGTGGGCAGCGGATTATCAGGAAGATCGCATCACGATTTTCTACGACACCATGTCCAACAACACTCGCATGATGGCGGATGCAATTGCGCAAGGCATTACGGAAGTTGACCCGCGCGTAGCGGTGAAAATTTTCAATGTCGCTCGCCATGATAAAAACGAAGTTCTGACAAACGTGTTCCGCTCCAAAGGCGTGCTGGCCGGAACATCCACGATGAATAACGTGATGATGCCAAAAATTGCCGGTCTGGTTGAGGAGATGACCGGGCTGCGTTTTCGCAATAAACGCGGCAGCGCCTTCGGCTCCCACGGCTGGAGCGGAGGCGCGGTAGACCGTCTTTCCACCCGTTTGCAGGATGCCGGTTTTGAAATGTCGCTCAGTTTGAAAGCGAAATGGCGTCCGGATATTGATGCGCTGGAAAACTGCCGCGAGCATGGCCGTGAAATCGCCCGTCAGTGGGCGTTAACTCCGCTGGTTTCTGCCCCCGCTTCCGTACCGCAAGAAAGCGTGGTTGAAACGACCACCTGCGCTGATTTAGGCCCACGAATGCAATGCAGTGTCTGCCAGTGGATTTACGATCCGCAAACCGGCGAGCCGATGCAGGATGTCGCACCGGGAACGCCGTGGAGCGATGTACCAGACAGCTTCTTATGCCCGGAATGTTCATTGGGGAAAGACGTCTTTGATGTGCTGGCAACGGAGGCAAAATGA
- the norW gene encoding NADH:flavorubredoxin reductase NorW: MKHGIVIVGSGFAARQLVKNIRKHDAQIPVRMIAADSMDEYNKPDLSHIISLNQRADDLTRQRAGEFAEQFNLTLNANSWVSEINPRERLVKCGDQQWPYDKLVLATGSSALLPPIDGKELMLTLNSQQEYLACESSLREAKRVMILGGGLIGTELAMDFCRAGKQVILVDNASNLLASLIPAEVSSRLQQRLNQMGVELLFNQCLESLNKTPQGINAALSNGRTISVDAVVAAIGLRPNVGLAQHAGLAVNRGIEVNRQLQTSDENIYALGDCAEIDGKVLPFLQPIQFSAMTLAKNLLGAADGLSLPAMLVKVKTPELPLHLAGETQRGDLTWQITAEPQGLIAKGYDEAQQLRAFIVSEAHMKLAFGLLRELQI, from the coding sequence ATGAAACATGGCATCGTGATCGTCGGTTCGGGCTTTGCTGCCCGTCAACTGGTCAAAAATATCCGTAAGCATGACGCGCAGATCCCTGTACGCATGATTGCCGCCGACAGCATGGACGAGTACAACAAACCCGATCTCAGCCATATCATCAGTCTGAATCAACGTGCTGACGACCTCACCCGGCAGCGTGCCGGGGAGTTTGCCGAGCAGTTTAATTTAACGCTCAATGCCAACAGTTGGGTGTCCGAAATTAATCCTCGCGAGCGCCTGGTAAAATGTGGCGACCAGCAATGGCCGTACGACAAACTGGTGCTGGCAACCGGCTCGAGCGCCCTGCTCCCGCCGATTGACGGCAAAGAGCTGATGCTCACGCTCAATAGCCAACAAGAATATCTGGCCTGCGAATCGTCATTACGCGAGGCGAAGCGCGTGATGATTCTGGGCGGCGGTTTGATTGGCACAGAACTGGCGATGGATTTTTGCCGCGCCGGGAAGCAGGTTATTTTGGTGGATAACGCCTCCAACCTGCTCGCCTCGCTGATACCTGCGGAAGTCAGTAGCCGTTTGCAGCAGCGACTGAACCAGATGGGTGTCGAACTGTTGTTTAACCAGTGCCTTGAGTCGCTGAATAAAACACCGCAGGGAATCAATGCTGCATTGAGCAACGGGCGGACTATCAGCGTGGATGCGGTGGTGGCTGCGATCGGCCTGCGTCCAAACGTTGGGCTGGCGCAGCATGCCGGGCTGGCGGTGAACCGGGGGATTGAGGTAAATCGCCAGTTGCAGACGTCAGATGAGAATATTTACGCTCTGGGTGATTGCGCGGAAATAGATGGCAAAGTGCTGCCATTCCTGCAACCGATTCAGTTTAGTGCGATGACGCTTGCCAAAAATCTATTGGGAGCCGCAGACGGTCTGAGCCTTCCTGCAATGCTGGTGAAGGTGAAAACGCCTGAGCTACCTTTGCATCTGGCAGGGGAAACGCAACGCGGTGATTTGACCTGGCAAATCACCGCCGAGCCACAGGGACTTATCGCCAAAGGCTATGACGAGGCGCAACAGTTACGGGCGTTTATTGTCAGCGAAGCGCATATGAAACTGGCGTTTGGATTATTACGGGAATTACAGATTTAG
- a CDS encoding DUF1428 domain-containing protein produces MSYVDGFVVAVPAAKKDEYKQLAAKAAPLFKEFGALRVVECWADDVPDGKLTDFRMAVKAEESEEVVFSWIEYPSKEVRDAANAKMMSDPRMKEFGESMPFDGKRMIYGGFAPILDE; encoded by the coding sequence ATGAGTTATGTTGATGGTTTCGTAGTTGCTGTACCCGCAGCAAAGAAGGATGAATACAAGCAGTTAGCCGCAAAAGCCGCACCGTTGTTTAAAGAATTTGGGGCGTTACGCGTTGTTGAATGCTGGGCTGACGATGTGCCCGATGGCAAGCTCACTGATTTTCGTATGGCAGTGAAAGCCGAAGAGAGTGAAGAAGTGGTGTTTAGCTGGATTGAGTACCCTTCCAAAGAAGTACGTGATGCCGCGAATGCGAAAATGATGTCTGACCCACGGATGAAAGAGTTTGGTGAGTCGATGCCGTTTGATGGCAAGCGTATGATTTATGGTGGCTTTGCGCCAATTCTTGACGAGTAG